The proteins below are encoded in one region of Desulfomicrobium apsheronum:
- a CDS encoding integrase core domain-containing protein produces the protein LPAKLRMDNGPELISVLLADWAEKNGVELEFIQPGKPTQNSYIERFNRTYREEVLDFYLFKSLTEVKEITENWLRQYNEERPHESLGNLTPAEFLMKNSPKEVSTFGWH, from the coding sequence GTTGCCTGCCAAGCTGAGAATGGACAACGGGCCGGAACTGATTTCCGTGTTGCTGGCTGACTGGGCCGAGAAGAATGGTGTGGAATTGGAGTTCATCCAGCCAGGTAAGCCAACACAGAATTCGTACATTGAACGCTTTAACAGGACCTACAGGGAAGAGGTGCTGGACTTCTATCTGTTCAAATCCCTGACGGAAGTGAAAGAAATTACGGAGAATTGGCTGAGGCAGTACAACGAGGAACGGCCCCATGAATCTCTTGGCAATTTGACCCCGGCAGAGTTCCTCATGAAAAATTCACCCAAGGAAGTCTCTACTTTTGGATGGCACTAA